TAGGACGGGTTTCTATTTGGGTATCGCATTAACAGGCCCGAAACCTTTACCGACGAGAAGAGAGCGGTGGACAGTAATCAAATCACCATTCGTCCACGCTAAATCCAAAGAGAATTTCGAGAGACACACTCATAAGAGGCTCATCAGAGCCTGGGATTCAAACCCAGAAGTATTACAATTGCTGATATCTTATGTTACAAAGCATTCAATCGCAGGCGTAGGAATGAAGTgtaattttttccaaaggTCTGAAGTATCATTAAACTTTGATTCGGACACTAATGAGATAGAAAAGTCATCCAGTAAAGTTAATGATTTATATTCTCTAGAAAATAGTGACAAGGTTCAAAGTAGTGCTGTCGgtgaaaaaattcttgaacTATTGAATAGTCCTGATTTTAAAAAACATTTGGAAGATAAGTGAtgttgaaaacaatgaGTTGTTCAACATGGTTCTCTAAGCTAAGAACTCAACACATGTAAATAAattaaacaaagaagacaGGAGAGAGGTGATGATATAATGGTTATATTGAATTCATATTGAACTTTAATTATATGTTTGATTATATATTGCGCAACTTGGTACTAACGCTGTACACTATTATGTACGTTGCCTTTGCCATAAGATTGCATTTGTCGCTTTAGTTTCCGGTACTG
The Saccharomyces mikatae IFO 1815 strain IFO1815 genome assembly, chromosome: 4 genome window above contains:
- the RSM10 gene encoding mitochondrial 37S ribosomal protein uS10m (similar to Saccharomyces cerevisiae RSM10 (YDR041W); ancestral locus Anc_3.278), with protein sequence MLRNTNTLRKFIRTQSTRPYPVNVEAVYYAPLKVPIKYGDLVADIQLRSYDNENLDFYSDFILRTGFYLGIALTGPKPLPTRRERWTVIKSPFVHAKSKENFERHTHKRLIRAWDSNPEVLQLLISYVTKHSIAGVGMKCNFFQRSEVSLNFDSDTNEIEKSSSKVNDLYSLENSDKVQSSAVGEKILELLNSPDFKKHLEDK